A DNA window from Vibrio tarriae contains the following coding sequences:
- a CDS encoding M85 family metallopeptidase, whose translation MIKHKLIMITIFSLAMNTTFVLANNGKPDRYSDEYADYVVNTGSGQPLTYTQMVELSSAISNSVVASYESIVDRHTAAAIEYTLLDALFHSNTFQSAVSFGLNNNRENVGHILFTNKYEINEEREIDFSDVSDVDIDDIEDSDANQVPLIASHEAREDNNGTPFVNIGAAPDIHSSEYPWWQEALIHEVIHHITGSSDTDAEDKHGPTEILAQRIANELNWPIPTFRGYADPERTQALKERNFQALLHTINRHPAEAKALLSRLATIADGSNTSASFSPLTSFCSSGISELPKLPDFDGDDFSMGAAFFTGATASNLGKCSLDADDRVNPVSNSITFEGGQVLIKRDLKNLNLLVAKLAFLRAKNGDGFYSKNWDSWKEWYKASGWKHVFGFGIYGYGLDEAEGNDIYNPYGLTFNDGSFSIGVIGNDVKESTSSDNFTKLAGTNWTTIKYAGQMFFDRNGRPVALVITDPITGGFGSGWSFIYKNGKWQYESKDDWDDRLFKGSTLSLDPYAPKFKP comes from the coding sequence ATGATAAAACATAAATTGATTATGATAACTATATTTTCTCTAGCGATGAATACAACTTTTGTTCTAGCTAATAATGGTAAACCGGATCGTTATAGTGACGAGTATGCAGACTATGTTGTCAATACAGGATCAGGGCAGCCATTAACATATACTCAAATGGTCGAACTTTCTTCTGCAATATCGAACTCTGTTGTTGCCAGTTACGAAAGTATAGTAGACCGACATACTGCAGCAGCAATCGAATATACATTGCTAGATGCATTATTCCATTCTAATACATTTCAAAGCGCTGTTTCATTTGGTTTAAATAATAATCGCGAAAATGTTGGTCATATTTTATTTACCAATAAATATGAAATTAACGAAGAGCGAGAGATCGATTTTTCTGATGTAAGTGATGTAGATATCGATGATATCGAAGATTCTGATGCTAACCAAGTTCCCCTAATTGCAAGTCATGAAGCACGAGAAGATAATAACGGTACACCATTCGTAAATATTGGTGCCGCCCCTGATATTCATTCAAGTGAATACCCTTGGTGGCAAGAAGCATTAATTCATGAAGTAATTCATCACATTACAGGTTCATCAGACACTGATGCAGAAGATAAGCACGGACCAACTGAAATTTTAGCTCAAAGAATCGCAAATGAGCTTAATTGGCCAATACCAACTTTCAGAGGATATGCTGATCCAGAAAGAACTCAAGCACTAAAAGAACGTAATTTCCAGGCGCTCCTTCATACTATCAATAGACATCCCGCGGAGGCTAAGGCGTTATTGAGTAGGCTTGCTACTATTGCTGATGGTTCGAATACTTCTGCTAGTTTCAGCCCACTGACATCTTTCTGCTCATCAGGTATCAGTGAGTTACCTAAACTCCCCGATTTTGATGGTGACGATTTCAGTATGGGAGCTGCATTTTTCACTGGCGCTACTGCTAGTAACTTGGGTAAATGTAGCCTTGATGCAGATGATCGAGTCAATCCTGTCAGTAACTCTATCACATTTGAAGGGGGGCAAGTACTGATTAAAAGAGACCTGAAAAATCTAAATTTGCTTGTAGCAAAGTTAGCCTTTTTGAGAGCTAAAAATGGAGATGGGTTTTACAGTAAAAATTGGGACTCTTGGAAAGAGTGGTATAAAGCTTCTGGATGGAAACACGTATTTGGATTTGGTATCTATGGATATGGACTTGATGAGGCAGAGGGAAATGATATTTATAATCCATATGGTTTAACCTTTAATGATGGTTCATTCTCTATTGGTGTCATAGGGAATGATGTTAAAGAAAGCACAAGTAGTGATAATTTTACGAAGTTAGCTGGTACAAATTGGACAACCATAAAGTACGCTGGTCAGATGTTTTTTGACAGAAATGGAAGACCTGTTGCTCTCGTTATAACAGACCCCATTACTGGCGGATTCGGCTCAGGATGGTCTTTTATTTATAAAAATGGAAAATGGCAGTATGAATCTAAAGATGACTGGGATGATCGTCTATTTAAAGGTTCGACATTATCA